atgggacgatatcccttcgcgcctacatttttcaaattaaagTTTCAAAGTATATTTCCAGCCCGACCCACCAACCGTCTCGACCTGAACCTGAAGACCCCCCGCCGGCCCAAACTCCTCGCCCCGGCCCTCCGGGAGCTGGAGTCCAAGCTCCTCTCCCCGCTCAAGCTCCTCGAGCAGACCTGCctggaggggggggggggggacgtgGTGCTGTCCGGGGATGTTCTGGAGAGGATCCGGCTGAGGTTCAGCAAGCCGAGACCGCTCAGTGCGAAGAAGAAGATTGTCAAGTGAGTAGTAGTAAATCACTATTGTACGAaaacagccagcctattatggatagctttatccatctttatccacgtgataaaataactgtcactgtttaacaccgtgggaaagaaagtgacggacaccgttttatcacgctgtcacgtagacaagaacgaccatcatatccgtacaggttcaCATGAAATTCACATAAGTTTAgctacaaaggcgaacttatccctataagggatctcttccagttccAGTGAGTATACAGTTGAGTGTATTATTGTATGTGTATTTGcgataacctctagccgcccatatgTCAAActttgccaagcaaaatgaaattttattttgtcaacgcaaagttcaaattagaatggaacctGGAATGGATGGAAtggacctttttataggtctctgggcggctaaagcagtggttcctaaccttttcagtccggtcacccctatgactaactagggaacctgattttacccctcctcccaatggtagtaaaaaataaaacgtgtacgtttgttatattgttatattaggttagcttattacccccgtaaaataccagttttacccccacgggagtaattacccccaggttaggaatcACTGGGCTAGAGGATAAGACAGCCTGTTtttaacctcttcttttctgtattatttgtattgttttctgtaatgaggtgtgcaataaagagtaattgtattgtattttatttgtatccAGTGAGATCTTGGACGACCTGTTCAAGAATGTGTTCAAAGAGAGCCACAAGAGCAAAGACCCGCTGAGGGAGTGGAACTCGCCCAAGAAATCCTGTGACATCACTACCGACATGAACCAAGTAAGTGTTGataacacagacaagacatcctctagactgagcatagtagcgctaccccctctgccacaaatatacggtagttttactccattctcgagtcaaagtgtctttgtgtgacgtccgtgtctttgaacggaccaatcacggcacgggactcgctcgcctcgtcccccgcaccccagtatttttggcagcatcggtttcatgaaataattgctctaaactccgtctagaggattcctagtctatggttgataactatagtttggcaagccattGTATTGTAAAAACAATTACAATATTTAAAGAATACAATATCCGGGAGACCGAGCTCTGCTCGgaaatcatataaaaactcaaaaatgcgcgtcttcacagagataagacctagctaggtcgatttttcgcccccgaaaacccccatatacctaccaaatttcatcgaaatcgttagagccgtttccgagatccccgaaatatatatataaataaataaacacgaaTTGCTCGATTAAAGGTAATAGATAACGGTACCCACGTGTCATGTCATActtttatcgacatcgacatAAGTTTCGCAGTTATAATTTTAGTCTTGATGcactaatgtttttttttttcaacaggaAGTGAAGGAATTTATGGAGCCAACACTTAACACGAATGAAGAGGTTCAACAAAATACAGAAGAAAATTCAATGAAAGTTGATGAAGACGGTGAAAATCAACATGAAAATAGAGAAGAAAAATCTGATATACTTGATGGAAACTCGAGTGACAAAGAAAACAATATGAATCATAATAACGATGATAAAAGCGATGGCGAATCGTCATCTAGCACCTTCCAATTGGCTCCAGAATTTATAGCTGACGGTGAAGACAGCTTGCCAATCATCGACACACCGAAGAAGCTCAAAATGGTGGACATTAAACAAGACTCCATTGAAATATCGAAGAAAGATGAGATTGTTAACATAGACGTACTGCAAATAGGGAGCGACAAGGAAAAGGAGTTTGTGAAAAGCTTAGATTTGAGTCCTGTTAAGAGTAAGATGTTTTCGTTCAAATTCAGTCCGTTGGACAAAGAACCTTTAAACACTGAGGTAGATATGGACGTTGAGAGTTTTAAAGACCAGTACCTGAACGAGGTACTGGACAAAAGTGTGAAGCATTCGAATGAAGAGAGAAAGAAAGATGACTTGACTGACAGAAAATTTAAGAAAagaaaattagaaatgaaaGAAGTTAGTAAGAAACGAAAGAGAGACGGTAAACAGAAGGATGGTGTGAAACATAAGAGAATTAAACTGAAAATAAAAGCATTAGATCCGGACAAAGCAGGACAGAAGAGAACCAAGAagatgaagaaaaaaaaagaacttgaCAAGAAAATAAGAGAGAAGCATGTAAGAATGAAAATAAAGCTAAGGGATGGAAATAAGTCCAAAACTAAGAAATCCAAGAAAATTCAGGTGAAGAGTTATAAACAGTATGTGTTGAAATATTCGCCTTTACGGAGCAGTAACATTGCTAAACCGGAGACAGATATTACTCCAATGAAGAGGAAATATACGAAGATGGAGAAATCACCGTCGGACAAGCTAGTTCAGACTTCTATACAGAgtttctttaaagttaaatAGACTCCGACCACGCTAAATTTGCACTGAATTGGCAGTAACAATCTtacgggcacagaataaataatagtactaggtacagaagactcactctaataaaacgcgtctgtcacgaacaggacagatatggccgctaggtggcgacagcgccacgcgcggcttatggctagccaccaaaattggtgtggaacggatgtacttttagctacctctagcaaagcgacgaaatcgcggagtgagccacgcctgttacGGGCCCTTGCACACACTTCCAGATCCCGAGATAAAAGGGTTTGACTacacagactgacagacaagaaaaccctaaaaaaccggccaagtgagagtcggactcgcgttccaagggttccgtaccgtacattaagtccgacacatgcttgactgcacatttctaatagggtttcctgtcatctataggtaaagaactaattttgtgtttttttttaatgttagacccagtagtttcggagataaaggggagatAAATGGtcgcacagacagacagacagacgcacgagtgatcctataagggttccgttttttccttttgaggtacggaaccctaaaaacacccaTATGCCTTTATATATTATACAGTTATACAATTTTTAGTATACAACACAATGTGtagttttttattgtaatttgaatAAACTTGTTCTCAATTATATCTAAATTGGATCGTGATTTTCGGATAAAACTATGTTAAGGTAAGTTAGTTTAGAAAAATAAGTAGTATTACAGTGtttcttaatatttaattttaaatatatttagattgtatgcctaattataaaatatttataaagagTTGTTAATGTTTTCCATCTTTATATATTGGATATAAATTgattatgattttactattaaaggaggatgggcagatttgtatggacactggcctatgaaccaataagaataagcgacataaTACCATTGGAgaggtttttttatatactccatttttagggttccgtacccaaagggtaaaaacgggaccctattactaagactccgctgtccgtccgtccgtctgtcaccaggctgtatctcacgaaccgtgatagctag
Above is a window of Cydia amplana chromosome 26, ilCydAmpl1.1, whole genome shotgun sequence DNA encoding:
- the LOC134660095 gene encoding uncharacterized protein LOC134660095, producing MATKFLKKREVAKLVTENRQPCVFCNQDVDDEVIFGKLYSYGDIQCHYFCVLLSCCLVQKGRDTEGLFGFLYKDILAEVERSKKHKCSYCGRGGASLGCSVAACRKQFHLPCGRQKNAVSLFYGNYKSFCELHAPKQKISDDVMAKAKERMKIEKLKKTGKISVSGEGNQQAESAEDPAMVCVICYEPVQAYPSTQTFWPPCCGRDAWLHRACLQRMALSAGMHYLKCPLCNDKDNFYDAVCEQGYYLPDRDAAWELEQNAFAEIYHRDASCAAAECKCPFGRSHDDQGTWDIKLCLLCGSWGLHSGCGAARRALCPACAPAARDVERLEARLAEVMLAEQAQAQARARSGPVMPARMSLRRTKGGIHAHSASSSSQSLPAHETQIKTESRPTNRLDLNLKTPRRPKLLAPALRELESKLLSPLKLLEQTCLEGGGGDVVLSGDVLERIRLRFSKPRPLSAKKKIVNEILDDLFKNVFKESHKSKDPLREWNSPKKSCDITTDMNQEVKEFMEPTLNTNEEVQQNTEENSMKVDEDGENQHENREEKSDILDGNSSDKENNMNHNNDDKSDGESSSSTFQLAPEFIADGEDSLPIIDTPKKLKMVDIKQDSIEISKKDEIVNIDVLQIGSDKEKEFVKSLDLSPVKSKMFSFKFSPLDKEPLNTEVDMDVESFKDQYLNEVLDKSVKHSNEERKKDDLTDRKFKKRKLEMKEVSKKRKRDGKQKDGVKHKRIKLKIKALDPDKAGQKRTKKMKKKKELDKKIREKHVRMKIKLRDGNKSKTKKSKKIQVKSYKQYVLKYSPLRSSNIAKPETDITPMKRKYTKMEKSPSDKLVQTSIQSFFKVK